A genomic window from Chrysoperla carnea chromosome 3, inChrCarn1.1, whole genome shotgun sequence includes:
- the LOC123295995 gene encoding glutamyl-tRNA(Gln) amidotransferase subunit B, mitochondrial, which yields YNILKQCYCNSKNEECSVKDKYKSVVGLEIHAQMNTNSKLFSGSASNFNAPVNTNVSLFDAAIPGTMPVLNRACVEAAIKTALALNCDINPVSVFERKHYYYADLPLGFQITQQRRPIASNGKLDFDVSTGKGEYYSTKSLLKQLQIEQDSGKMLHEDERSLVDLNRAGVPLMELVFEPDLENGIEAAALVKELCLILCTIDTSTCKMEEGALRVDANVSVQEIDGPPGARAEIKNIGSIKGVCDAITFEINRQMDLIKNNRQNEIINETRAWDAEKKETVPMRVKETKYDYRYVLEPNLPPIHLHMPGTPKLLDNMISVENIKNELPKLPNQMRMELCEVYGLPPTSAQILVNENVLYNHFINIINDGDRKPSMITNILTMELLTILNKQNKKLTDKTISSENLGNLVDLYADGSINLTTVRSVLTEIISGNTDDPKTIVNKNNWSQINDDSKIESMCIIVLQDNENLVKQYKAGKKKVFKALLGSLAKTSENRINMAKGTRILESLLKK from the exons tacaatattttaaaacaatgttattGTAATTCTAAAAATGAAGAATGTTCtgtaaa AGACAAATATAAGTCAGTTGTTGGTCTTGAAATACATGCACAAATGAACACAAACTCTAAATTATTTTCTGGTTCTGCATCAAATTTTAATGCTCCCGTAAATACGAACGTATCCTTATTTGATGCTGCAATTCCTGGAACAATGCCT GTATTAAATCGAGCTTGTGTGGAAGCAGCTATTAAAACTGCGTTAGCATTGAATTGTGATATAAATCCAGTATCAGTATTTGAAAGAAAGCATTACTACTATGCCGATTTACCG cTCGGATTTCAAATAACTCAGCAACGGCGACCAATCGCAAGTAATGGTAAATTAGATTTTGATGTATCTACAGGAAAAGGTGAATATTATTCAACAAAGTCTCTACTAAAACAATTGCAAATAGAACAGGATAGTGGGAAAATGTTGCATGAAGATGAAAG GAGCCTTGTTGACTTAAATCGTGCTGGTGTTCCTTTGATGGAATTAGTATTTGAACCAGATTTGGAAAATGGTATCGAAGCAGCAGCTTTAGTCAAAGAGTTATGTTTAATTTTGTGTACAATTGACACATCCACTTGTAAAATGGAAG AGGGTGCATTACGTGTTGATGCAAACGTATCTGTCCAAGAAATCGATGGACCACCTGGTGCCCgtgctgaaataaaaaatatcggtTCCATTAAAGGTGTATGCGATGCCATTACATTTGAAATTAATCGTCAaatggatttaataaaaaataatcgacaaaatgaaataataaatgaaacgaGAGCATGGGATgcggaaaaaaaagaaacagtaCCGATGCGTGTTAAAGAAACTAAATAT gattATCGATATGTGCTCGAACCAAATTTACCACCAATACATTTACATATGCCAGGAACACCAAAACTTCTTGATAATATGATATctgttgaaaatattaaaaatgagttACCAAAACTTCCTAACCAAATGCGAATGGAATTATGTGAAGTATATGGATTGCCGCCAACAAGCGCACAAATTTTAgtg aatgaaaatgttttatataatcactttattaatattatcaatgaCGGAGATCGTAAACCTTCGATGATAACGAATATTCTAACAATGGAActcttaacaattttaaataaacaaaataaaaagttaactgataa AACAATTTCAAGTGAAAATCTCGGCAATCTAGTAGATCTGTATGCAGATGGTTCCATTAATTTAACAACAGTACGAAGTGTTCTAACAGAAATTATAAGTGGAAATACTGATGAtccaaaaacaattgtaaataaaaataactggaGTCAGATTAACGACGATAGTAAAATAGAATCTATGTGCATAATAGTTTTACAAGACaatgaaaatttagtaaaacAATACAAAGCTGGTAAAAAGAAAGTGTTTAAAGCATTACTTGGATCTTTAGCAAAAACATCAGAAAATCGTATAAATATGGCTAAAGGCACACGTATTTTagaatcattattaaaaaaataa